Proteins from a genomic interval of Molothrus ater isolate BHLD 08-10-18 breed brown headed cowbird chromosome 10, BPBGC_Mater_1.1, whole genome shotgun sequence:
- the NCBP2 gene encoding nuclear cap-binding protein subunit 2 isoform X2, protein MSFGGTLSILRSDSYAELSQYRDQHFRGTRYDQERLLRKSCTLYVGNLSFYTTEEQIHELFGKSGDIKKVIMGLDKVKKTACGFCFVEYYARGDAENAMRYINGTRLDDRIIRTDWDAGFKEGRQYGRGRSGGQVRDEYRQDYDAGRGGYGKTVQCQ, encoded by the exons ATGAGCTTCGGCGGCACGCTGAGCATTCTGCGCAGCGACTCCTACGCCGAACTCAGCCAGTACCGGGACCAGCATTTCCGG GGGACGCGGTACGACCAGGAGCGGCTGCTGAGGAAGAGCTGCACACTGTACGTGGGGAACCTCTCCTTCTACACCACGGAGGAGCAGATCCACGAGCTCTTCGGTAAAAGCGGCGACATTAAGAAGGTCATCATGGGGCTGGACAAAGTGAAGAAAACCGCCTGCGGCTTCTGCTTCGTGGA GTATTATGCTAGAGGAGATGCTGAAAATGCGATGCGCTACATCAACGGGACCAGACTGGATGACAGGATCATAAGGACAGACTGGGATGCAGGGTTTAAGGAGGGCAGGCAGTATGGCCGTGGACGATCAGGAGGGCAG GTCCGAGATGAGTATCGGCAAGACTATGATGCTGGAAGAGGTGGCTATGGCAAAACTGTTCAGTGCCAGTGA
- the NCBP2 gene encoding nuclear cap-binding protein subunit 2 isoform X1, translating to MSFGGTLSILRSDSYAELSQYRDQHFRGTRYDQERLLRKSCTLYVGNLSFYTTEEQIHELFGKSGDIKKVIMGLDKVKKTACGFCFVEYYARGDAENAMRYINGTRLDDRIIRTDWDAGFKEGRQYGRGRSGGQVGCCTAWGFKGMVTLPNFLILNKYRKISEIAA from the exons ATGAGCTTCGGCGGCACGCTGAGCATTCTGCGCAGCGACTCCTACGCCGAACTCAGCCAGTACCGGGACCAGCATTTCCGG GGGACGCGGTACGACCAGGAGCGGCTGCTGAGGAAGAGCTGCACACTGTACGTGGGGAACCTCTCCTTCTACACCACGGAGGAGCAGATCCACGAGCTCTTCGGTAAAAGCGGCGACATTAAGAAGGTCATCATGGGGCTGGACAAAGTGAAGAAAACCGCCTGCGGCTTCTGCTTCGTGGA GTATTATGCTAGAGGAGATGCTGAAAATGCGATGCGCTACATCAACGGGACCAGACTGGATGACAGGATCATAAGGACAGACTGGGATGCAGGGTTTAAGGAGGGCAGGCAGTATGGCCGTGGACGATCAGGAGGGCAGGTAGGTTGCTGTACAGCCTGGGGTTTTAAGGGAATGGTGACTTTGCCAAACTTCTTGATTttgaataaatacagaaaaatttcagaaatagcAGCTTAG
- the NCBP2AS2 gene encoding protein NCBP2AS2: MALLRALLLLLSSPRLVERLSESRPIRAAARVTASALTRGQRDLAPRLLRLRDAFLAELKDGARARGWPWPRGPGRGGRPGSAP; this comes from the coding sequence ATGGCGCTGCTgcgggcgctgctgctgctgctctccagcccgCGGCTCGTGGAGCGGCTCTCGGAGTCGCGGCCCAtccgcgccgccgcccgggTCACCGCCAGCGCCCTCACCCGCGGCCAGCGCGATCTGGCCCCGCGCCTGCTTCGCCTGCGCGACGCCTTCCTCGCCGAGCTCAAGGACGGCGCCCGCGCGCGGGGGTGGCCGTGGCcgcgcgggccgggccgcggcggCCGCCCCGGGTCAGCGCCGTGA